From a region of the Arthrobacter sp. OAP107 genome:
- a CDS encoding DUF4192 domain-containing protein, with protein sequence MTDAIRISSPADILGFIPHSLGFVPRESFVFLTMRGKTLGATLRVDAPASAEPAGFAASMTEYLALDTQATAVLLAIYTATTPEPGKERPFHDHVEAVIEALDSAGTPLQDAWLVTPSHWQNLLCDSEAGCCPPEPLESITDGQLNAELVFRGSSYQKTPGTSYAPFAGPADREEQIRHALPGVLGAELTPGRELWAQTLTRGGWLDPQTAVELLACFQRPDLRDTLFCNVIDPEAPDAEGSGNLLVGEGIAPDWDRVDRAQETARDLIDAAPEGYRAPLLTLIGWLAYLKGQSSVAGDHFKLALTDTPGYRLAELMDQLVSRGTIAPVAKNQATAYKRHR encoded by the coding sequence ATGACTGATGCAATCCGCATTTCCAGCCCCGCCGACATCCTCGGTTTCATCCCGCACTCCCTCGGGTTCGTACCGCGTGAATCCTTCGTGTTCCTGACCATGCGGGGCAAGACGCTGGGCGCGACACTGCGCGTCGACGCCCCCGCGTCCGCGGAACCTGCCGGGTTCGCCGCCTCCATGACGGAGTACCTCGCACTGGACACGCAGGCCACGGCGGTGCTGCTGGCAATCTACACGGCCACCACCCCCGAGCCCGGGAAGGAGCGCCCCTTCCACGACCACGTCGAGGCCGTCATCGAGGCGCTGGACAGCGCAGGTACCCCGCTGCAGGACGCCTGGCTGGTCACACCGTCGCACTGGCAAAACCTGCTGTGTGACAGCGAAGCCGGGTGCTGCCCGCCCGAACCGCTCGAATCCATCACCGACGGACAACTGAATGCGGAACTGGTGTTCCGTGGCAGCAGCTACCAGAAGACGCCCGGCACCAGCTACGCACCGTTCGCAGGCCCGGCAGACAGGGAGGAGCAGATCCGTCACGCGCTCCCGGGAGTGCTCGGCGCAGAGCTGACTCCGGGCCGGGAACTGTGGGCCCAGACCCTGACCCGGGGCGGCTGGTTGGACCCGCAGACCGCGGTGGAGCTGCTGGCGTGCTTCCAGCGTCCGGACCTGCGCGACACATTGTTCTGCAACGTGATCGACCCGGAGGCCCCAGACGCCGAGGGAAGCGGGAATCTGCTCGTGGGGGAGGGGATCGCCCCGGACTGGGACCGCGTGGACCGGGCGCAGGAAACCGCCCGCGACCTCATCGACGCCGCACCCGAAGGGTACCGGGCGCCCCTGCTGACCCTGATCGGCTGGCTGGCGTACCTCAAAGGCCAATCATCAGTAGCCGGAGACCACTTCAAGCTCGCCCTGACTGACACGCCGGGCTACCGGCTCGCGGAACTCATGGACCAGCTGGTGAGCCGGGGAACCATCGCCCCCGTCGCAAAGAACCAGGCAACCGCCTACAAGCGGCACCGCTAA
- a CDS encoding ParB/RepB/Spo0J family partition protein gives MNATTTAPVLEMLDPATLTVDVNVRRDAALTGDFVDSIREHGVMEPVIAHRRDDGTVHVLMGQRRTRAAVEAERPLIPVMIIGSPEEAERIVTQVVENIQRAELTEADEAEAYHQLSLIGVSAAAIAKKTGRARTTVESALKAKSTDTGNAALGKGYTIDEALILAEFENDQDATEELESVIRDEPDMLAHVTQQLRDRRDRAAALAALRAELEAAGTTVVDTAGYDGDSENVRVSSLNRPDGEPATEEDANAVAITTAYNGNHSTVPVIAGWKDLGYTLRYSGYATPSPAKGPMTEEQKAERKTLIENNKLMQSVLLTELRRRVWIRVLRRGGSRGRSAAQTARGTDRAAGDRRGSPKNGGPLALRRQRRQGARDRRLLIVPPRSRSERYEPFDRPLLRQRPAQMVAHSWSARQ, from the coding sequence ATGAACGCAACCACCACAGCACCCGTACTGGAAATGCTCGACCCGGCAACGCTCACCGTCGATGTCAACGTCCGCAGGGACGCCGCCTTGACCGGCGACTTCGTGGACAGCATCAGGGAACACGGCGTGATGGAACCGGTCATCGCCCACCGTCGCGACGACGGCACCGTGCACGTTCTGATGGGCCAGCGCCGCACCCGCGCCGCTGTCGAAGCCGAACGCCCGCTGATCCCGGTGATGATCATCGGTTCCCCGGAAGAGGCAGAGCGGATCGTGACCCAGGTGGTGGAGAACATCCAGCGCGCCGAACTGACCGAAGCGGACGAGGCCGAGGCCTACCACCAGCTCTCCCTGATCGGCGTCTCCGCCGCCGCGATCGCGAAGAAAACCGGCCGGGCCAGGACCACCGTGGAATCCGCCCTGAAAGCCAAGTCCACCGACACCGGGAATGCCGCACTTGGCAAGGGCTACACCATCGACGAAGCCCTCATCCTCGCCGAATTCGAGAACGACCAGGACGCGACCGAAGAACTCGAATCGGTCATCCGGGACGAACCCGACATGCTCGCCCACGTCACCCAGCAGCTGCGCGACCGCCGCGACCGGGCCGCCGCCCTCGCCGCCCTGCGGGCAGAACTGGAAGCGGCCGGAACCACCGTCGTCGACACGGCAGGATATGACGGGGACAGCGAGAACGTCAGGGTGTCCTCACTGAACCGGCCCGACGGGGAACCGGCCACCGAGGAGGACGCCAACGCCGTAGCCATCACCACCGCCTACAACGGCAACCACTCCACCGTCCCCGTCATCGCCGGGTGGAAAGACCTCGGATACACCCTCCGCTACAGCGGCTACGCCACCCCCTCTCCGGCCAAGGGTCCGATGACCGAGGAACAGAAAGCGGAGCGGAAGACCCTGATCGAGAACAACAAGCTGATGCAGTCAGTCCTGTTAACTGAACTTCGTCGTAGAGTCTGGATCAGGGTTCTCCGGAGAGGTGGTTCTCGTGGACGAAGTGCGGCTCAAACTGCTCGAGGGACAGATCGGGCTGCTGGCGATAGGCGCGGTAGTCCCAAGAACGGAGGGCCTCTTGCCCTACGTCGTCAGCGACGACAAGGGGCAAGAGATCGAAGACTTCTCATTGTTCCTCCGAGATCTCGTTCTGAGCGATATGAGCCCTTTGACCGTCCGCTCTTACGGCAACGACCTGCTCAGATGGTGGCGCATTCTTGGTCTGCTCGGCAGTGA
- a CDS encoding site-specific integrase, whose translation MRQKKSEWLPRSIPDDLFDDLMKALRTNRDRALVSMYVSSGARASELLGVHGDQIDWPGQRVWVVSKGSRVLEPVPVSPESLQYLTMYFHEHGSPRPDELIWRALHGKPRPLTYHAARRMLQRVNAVLGTDWSLHDFRHTTINRMVSDPNLTLPEIMAVSRHRQVSSMAPYLRPRVDEVFQKVQEHMASPRPQPTLTPGYDPDDFSVVFGG comes from the coding sequence TTGCGGCAGAAGAAGTCCGAATGGCTGCCCCGTTCCATCCCTGATGACCTATTCGATGATTTGATGAAGGCTTTGCGGACCAACCGTGATCGTGCCCTGGTGAGTATGTATGTGTCCTCCGGGGCCCGCGCGAGTGAGCTGCTCGGCGTCCACGGCGATCAGATCGACTGGCCCGGGCAACGCGTATGGGTCGTATCGAAAGGATCCCGTGTCCTGGAACCGGTGCCTGTCTCACCGGAATCCCTGCAGTATCTGACTATGTACTTCCACGAGCACGGAAGTCCCCGACCAGATGAATTGATCTGGCGTGCACTCCATGGCAAACCGCGGCCGCTGACGTATCACGCTGCCCGCCGAATGCTGCAACGGGTGAACGCCGTGCTGGGCACGGACTGGTCGCTGCATGACTTCAGGCACACAACCATCAACCGCATGGTCTCAGACCCGAATCTGACCTTGCCTGAAATCATGGCCGTGAGCCGGCACCGACAAGTCTCTTCGATGGCTCCCTATCTACGGCCTCGGGTCGATGAGGTCTTCCAAAAAGTACAAGAGCACATGGCATCTCCACGGCCCCAACCAACGCTGACCCCGGGCTATGACCCCGACGATTTTTCTGTGGTGTTCGGTGGCTAA
- a CDS encoding site-specific integrase, which translates to MTDTIWPRKQPRESLRHHGLKWLLLYLVRHSGRTWQEKWISSGFNDGHRKIRELTTGNFRLDGELGHSLMLLCCLRVIRPSLEAFKINSFYRYHEHFEQAQNDPDLDRFLALVEQQDTSNHFKRCARMDVASALTTQGIRFADLSAEALLHYAIATREGGWGGGYETHVGYLAWRVMSESGHFPTQVPPTLRAAMRLPAQTPAELVDKHNITHPDIRDVFVAYLTRRSHDIDYATLRDLAEDICGKFWSGLQQINPGQPNFVISQEHYESWRAVVALRRDGKPRLQLEAVMTNIRAFYLDLQGWAAEEPERWARWVAPCPIAGRETRTLGKAARRVKERMDSRIRLLQPVLPAFIAAATERKDHFQELLKVAADARKDEVITVGGKQYQRLYTEGDASHRRRHGQANVRVLDLSSHRKINVTFTEDAVFWQWAAVETLRHTGLRCDELLELSQLSIRQYIRPNGEIVALLVVAPSKNDRERVIPMSPDLFHVIATIIRRLTRNRASVPLATRFNPSERVTSEPLPFLFQRTIGQRTEVINAGSLRDELAKLSDAVAIDHPELGGCRFTPHDFRRLLATDLVNSGLPIPIGAALLGHLDIQTTHGYVTVFREDVVRHYQKHLADRRAARPAREYKAPTETEWAEFEEHFDKRKVELGNCARPYATPCEHEHACIRCPMLHVDPGMIARLDEISTDLIARRELAQTKGWLGELEGIALTLQFLNDKRAEAQRNVSVSLTNLGMPSMRT; encoded by the coding sequence TTGACCGACACGATATGGCCCCGCAAGCAGCCGCGTGAATCACTGCGCCATCACGGGCTGAAATGGCTGCTGTTGTATCTCGTGAGGCATTCCGGACGGACCTGGCAGGAGAAATGGATCTCGTCGGGGTTCAATGACGGTCATCGCAAAATACGTGAGCTGACCACGGGAAACTTCCGTCTGGACGGTGAACTCGGGCATTCGCTGATGCTGCTGTGCTGTCTACGTGTCATTCGCCCTTCGTTGGAAGCCTTCAAGATCAACTCGTTCTACCGGTACCACGAGCATTTTGAGCAAGCACAAAACGATCCTGATCTCGACCGGTTCCTGGCCCTCGTGGAACAACAGGACACATCCAATCACTTCAAACGCTGCGCGCGGATGGATGTGGCATCAGCACTGACGACGCAGGGAATCCGGTTCGCTGATCTGAGCGCTGAGGCGTTGCTGCACTACGCCATAGCCACGCGCGAGGGCGGATGGGGCGGCGGTTATGAGACGCACGTCGGTTACCTTGCCTGGCGCGTGATGTCCGAATCCGGGCACTTTCCCACCCAGGTCCCGCCAACTCTCCGCGCGGCGATGCGACTACCGGCTCAGACGCCGGCTGAACTGGTCGACAAACACAACATCACCCACCCGGACATCCGCGACGTCTTCGTTGCCTACCTGACCCGGCGCAGCCACGACATCGACTACGCCACCTTGCGGGACCTGGCAGAAGACATTTGTGGGAAGTTCTGGAGCGGCCTTCAACAGATCAATCCCGGCCAGCCGAATTTCGTTATCTCGCAAGAGCACTACGAAAGCTGGCGGGCCGTGGTTGCCCTCCGCCGTGATGGGAAGCCACGCCTTCAGCTCGAAGCCGTCATGACGAACATCAGGGCCTTCTATCTTGACCTGCAGGGCTGGGCGGCCGAAGAGCCAGAACGCTGGGCCCGTTGGGTAGCGCCTTGCCCGATCGCTGGCAGAGAGACCCGGACGCTGGGCAAAGCGGCCCGCCGGGTAAAAGAACGCATGGATTCCAGAATCCGCCTCCTCCAGCCGGTGCTGCCGGCATTCATCGCCGCTGCCACAGAACGGAAAGACCACTTCCAAGAACTTCTGAAAGTGGCCGCCGACGCCCGCAAAGACGAGGTCATCACCGTCGGCGGGAAGCAGTATCAACGGCTCTACACCGAGGGCGACGCCAGCCATCGTCGGCGCCACGGCCAAGCCAACGTCCGCGTGCTGGATCTGTCCAGCCACCGCAAGATCAATGTGACCTTCACAGAGGATGCCGTGTTTTGGCAGTGGGCGGCCGTGGAGACCTTAAGGCATACCGGTCTTCGATGCGATGAACTGCTGGAACTGTCCCAGCTGAGCATCCGGCAATACATCAGACCCAATGGCGAAATCGTCGCTCTGCTGGTCGTCGCTCCCTCAAAAAATGATCGGGAACGAGTTATCCCTATGAGCCCCGACCTGTTCCACGTCATCGCCACGATCATCCGGCGCCTGACCAGGAACAGGGCGAGCGTTCCACTGGCGACTCGCTTCAACCCATCGGAAAGAGTGACCAGCGAGCCGCTGCCGTTCCTCTTCCAGCGCACCATCGGACAACGCACCGAAGTGATCAACGCCGGCTCGCTTCGTGATGAGCTCGCCAAACTCAGCGACGCCGTCGCCATCGATCATCCAGAGCTGGGCGGTTGCCGCTTCACACCGCACGACTTCCGCCGCCTTCTGGCCACAGACCTGGTCAATAGCGGCCTGCCCATCCCCATCGGCGCCGCACTCCTGGGACACCTCGATATCCAAACAACTCACGGCTACGTCACCGTCTTCCGCGAAGACGTCGTCCGGCACTACCAAAAACACCTCGCCGACCGCCGCGCCGCCCGCCCAGCACGAGAATACAAAGCCCCAACGGAGACCGAATGGGCCGAATTCGAAGAACACTTCGACAAACGCAAGGTCGAGCTCGGCAACTGCGCCCGACCGTACGCCACCCCATGCGAACACGAGCACGCCTGCATCCGCTGCCCCATGCTCCACGTGGACCCTGGCATGATCGCCCGGCTCGACGAAATCAGCACAGATCTCATAGCCCGCCGCGAGCTCGCCCAAACGAAGGGCTGGCTTGGGGAGCTCGAGGGCATCGCCCTCACGCTTCAATTCCTCAACGACAAACGCGCCGAGGCGCAAAGAAACGTCTCGGTCAGCCTGACCAACCTGGGGATGCCATCAATGCGCACATGA